From one Mesoplodon densirostris isolate mMesDen1 chromosome 19, mMesDen1 primary haplotype, whole genome shotgun sequence genomic stretch:
- the CBFA2T3 gene encoding protein CBFA2T3 isoform X3, with protein sequence MPGSPAEVKTQPRATPPSMPPPPPAASQGATRQPPFTPHTMMNGSSPSPTAVSGTPSTPSGFSNGPATSCTAALSTQQLPPACGARQLSKLKRFLATLQQFGSDISPEIGERVRTLVLGLVNSTLTIEEFHSKLQEATNFPLRPFVIPFLKANLPLLQRELLHCARLAKQTPAQYLAQHEQLLLDANASSPSDASELLPEVNENGKRRTPDRTKENGSDRDPLHPDHLSKRPCTLSPAQRCSPSNGLPQPTPPLHYRLEDMAVAHHFRDSYRHLDPRELRERHRQLAVHESRPEEVIDHRLTEREWSEEWKHLNNLLNCIMDMAEKTRRSLTVLRRCQEADREELNHWIRRYSDAAEDSKKGPAPASRPLGSSAGAEASQLDVHRESVPRTLSSYMPEEIWRKAEEAVNEVKRQAMSELQKAVSDAERKAHELISMERAKMERALAEARRQASEDALTVVNQQEDSSESCWNCGRKASETCSGCNAARYCGSFCQHKDWEKHHHVCGQSLQGPSAAAVEPVPGQPDATPGLGPCLPPAAVSPSEAGSTGPSRPGSPGPPGPLDAAPR encoded by the exons TGATGAACGGCAGCAGCCCCTCGCCCACAGCCGTCAGTGGCACCCCGTCCACGCCCAGCGGCTTCAGCAATGGCCCAGCCACCTCGTGCACCGCCGCGCTGTCCACACAGCAGCTGCCCCCAGCCTGCGGGGCGCGGCAGCTCAGCAAGCTCAAGCGCTTCCTGGCCACCCTGCAGCAGTTCGGCAGCGACATCTCCCCGGAGATCGGGGAGCGCGTGCGCACGCTGGTGCTGGGGCTCGTG aaCTCCACGCTGACCATCGAGGAGTTCCATTCCAAGCTCCAGGAGGCCACCAACTTCCCGCTGCGGCCGTTCGTCATCCCCTTCCTGAAG gCTAACCTGCCCCTGCTGCAGCGGGAGCTCCTGCACTGCGCCCGCCTGGCAAAGCAGACCCCCGCCCAGTACCTGGCCCAGCACGAGCAGCTCCTGCTGGACGCCAACGCCTCTTCCCCCAGCGACGCCTCGGAGCTCCTACCGGAGGTCAACGAGAACGGCAAGAGGAGGACACCTGACAG GACCAAAGAGAACGGGTCAGACCGTGACCCTCTGCACCCGGACCACCTCAGCAAACGGCCGTGCACCCTGAGCCCCGCCCAGCGCTGCAGCCCCAGCAACGGGCTGCCCCAGCCCACGCCGCCTCTGCACTACCGCCTGGAGGACATGGCCGTGGCCCACCACTTCCGGGACTCCTACCGCCACCTTGACCCCCGGGAGCTGCGGGAGCGCCATCGGCAGCTGG CCGTGCACGAGTCCCGGCCTGAGGAAGTGATTGACCACAGGCTCACGGAGCGCGAGTGGTCGGAGGAGTGGAAGCACCTCAACAAC CTCCTGAACTGCATCATGGACATGGCCGAGAAGACGCGGCGGTCGCTCACCGTGCTGCGCCGCTGCCAGGAGGCCGACCGCGAGGAGCTCAACCACTGGATCCGGCGCTACAGTGACGCCGCCGAGGACAGCAAGAAGGGCCCCGCGCCCGCCTCCCGGCCCCTCGGCAGCTCCGCGGGCGCTGAGGCCTCTCAGCTAG ATGTCCACCGGGAGTCTGTGCCTCGGACCCTGTCCAGCTACATGCCCGAGGAGATCTGGAGAAAAGCTG AGGAAGCAGTGAACGAGGTGAAGCGGCAGGCAATGTCAGAGCTGCAGAAAGCTGTGTCTGACGCGGAGCGCAAGGCCCACGAGCTCATCAGCATGGAGCGAGCCAAGATGGAGCGGGCCCTGGCCGAGGCGCGGCGGCAGGCCTCCGAGGACGCCCTCACCGTGGTCAACCAGCAGGAGGACTCCAGCGAG AGCTGCTGGAACTGCGGGCGCAAGGCCAGCGAGACGTGCAGCGGCTGCAACGCGGCCCGCTACTGCGGCTCCTTCTGCCAGCACAAGGACTGGGAGAAGCACCACCATGTGTGCGGCCAGAGCCTGCAGGGCCCCTCGGCCGCAGCGGTCGAGCCAGTGCCCGGACAGCCTGATGCCACCCCAGGCCTGGGCCCCTGCCTGCCCCCGGCCGCCGTCAGCCCCAGCGAGGCGGGCTCCACGGGGCCCTCCCGCCCCGGCTCCCCCGGCCCGCCCGGCCCGCTGGATGCCGCGCCCCGCTGA
- the CBFA2T3 gene encoding protein CBFA2T3 isoform X2, translating into MPGSPAEVKTQPRATPPSMPPPPPAASQGATRQPPFTPHTMMNGSSPSPTAVSGTPSTPSGFSNGPATSCTAALSTQQLPPACGARQLSKLKRFLATLQQFGSDISPEIGERVRTLVLGLVNSTLTIEEFHSKLQEATNFPLRPFVIPFLKANLPLLQRELLHCARLAKQTPAQYLAQHEQLLLDANASSPSDASELLPEVNENGKRRTPDRTKENGSDRDPLHPDHLSKRPCTLSPAQRCSPSNGLPQPTPPLHYRLEDMAVAHHFRDSYRHLDPRELRERHRQLAVHESRPEEVIDHRLTEREWSEEWKHLNNLLNCIMDMAEKTRRSLTVLRRCQEADREELNHWIRRYSDAAEDSKKGPAPASRPLGSSAGAEASQLGTLPDPLGGPALDVHRESVPRTLSSYMPEEIWRKAEEAVNEVKRQAMSELQKAVSDAERKAHELISMERAKMERALAEARRQASEDALTVVNQQEDSSESCWNCGRKASETCSGCNAARYCGSFCQHKDWEKHHHVCGQSLQGPSAAAVEPVPGQPDATPGLGPCLPPAAVSPSEAGSTGPSRPGSPGPPGPLDAAPR; encoded by the exons TGATGAACGGCAGCAGCCCCTCGCCCACAGCCGTCAGTGGCACCCCGTCCACGCCCAGCGGCTTCAGCAATGGCCCAGCCACCTCGTGCACCGCCGCGCTGTCCACACAGCAGCTGCCCCCAGCCTGCGGGGCGCGGCAGCTCAGCAAGCTCAAGCGCTTCCTGGCCACCCTGCAGCAGTTCGGCAGCGACATCTCCCCGGAGATCGGGGAGCGCGTGCGCACGCTGGTGCTGGGGCTCGTG aaCTCCACGCTGACCATCGAGGAGTTCCATTCCAAGCTCCAGGAGGCCACCAACTTCCCGCTGCGGCCGTTCGTCATCCCCTTCCTGAAG gCTAACCTGCCCCTGCTGCAGCGGGAGCTCCTGCACTGCGCCCGCCTGGCAAAGCAGACCCCCGCCCAGTACCTGGCCCAGCACGAGCAGCTCCTGCTGGACGCCAACGCCTCTTCCCCCAGCGACGCCTCGGAGCTCCTACCGGAGGTCAACGAGAACGGCAAGAGGAGGACACCTGACAG GACCAAAGAGAACGGGTCAGACCGTGACCCTCTGCACCCGGACCACCTCAGCAAACGGCCGTGCACCCTGAGCCCCGCCCAGCGCTGCAGCCCCAGCAACGGGCTGCCCCAGCCCACGCCGCCTCTGCACTACCGCCTGGAGGACATGGCCGTGGCCCACCACTTCCGGGACTCCTACCGCCACCTTGACCCCCGGGAGCTGCGGGAGCGCCATCGGCAGCTGG CCGTGCACGAGTCCCGGCCTGAGGAAGTGATTGACCACAGGCTCACGGAGCGCGAGTGGTCGGAGGAGTGGAAGCACCTCAACAAC CTCCTGAACTGCATCATGGACATGGCCGAGAAGACGCGGCGGTCGCTCACCGTGCTGCGCCGCTGCCAGGAGGCCGACCGCGAGGAGCTCAACCACTGGATCCGGCGCTACAGTGACGCCGCCGAGGACAGCAAGAAGGGCCCCGCGCCCGCCTCCCGGCCCCTCGGCAGCTCCGCGGGCGCTGAGGCCTCTCAGCTAGGT ACACTGCCTGACCCGCTGGGAGGCCCAGCTCTCG ATGTCCACCGGGAGTCTGTGCCTCGGACCCTGTCCAGCTACATGCCCGAGGAGATCTGGAGAAAAGCTG AGGAAGCAGTGAACGAGGTGAAGCGGCAGGCAATGTCAGAGCTGCAGAAAGCTGTGTCTGACGCGGAGCGCAAGGCCCACGAGCTCATCAGCATGGAGCGAGCCAAGATGGAGCGGGCCCTGGCCGAGGCGCGGCGGCAGGCCTCCGAGGACGCCCTCACCGTGGTCAACCAGCAGGAGGACTCCAGCGAG AGCTGCTGGAACTGCGGGCGCAAGGCCAGCGAGACGTGCAGCGGCTGCAACGCGGCCCGCTACTGCGGCTCCTTCTGCCAGCACAAGGACTGGGAGAAGCACCACCATGTGTGCGGCCAGAGCCTGCAGGGCCCCTCGGCCGCAGCGGTCGAGCCAGTGCCCGGACAGCCTGATGCCACCCCAGGCCTGGGCCCCTGCCTGCCCCCGGCCGCCGTCAGCCCCAGCGAGGCGGGCTCCACGGGGCCCTCCCGCCCCGGCTCCCCCGGCCCGCCCGGCCCGCTGGATGCCGCGCCCCGCTGA